The following is a genomic window from Xenopus laevis strain J_2021 chromosome 2L, Xenopus_laevis_v10.1, whole genome shotgun sequence.
ccacacagtgggcctaggggtgcccgatATGAAAATCCAGTCCTGGGGTCGAAATAAAAATTTcaatttacaaattcaaattttgaatttattttagtgtcatttgactagggaatagtgcaaattcgatttgaattttaaaaaattttgaattatgaaatgtatcatgtactgtccctttaataattcaagaattttttttaaaaaaaaaaaaatttgattcgaatttgcaggtcaatcctattcacccataattcccataattcaaagctatctggataacaggtttccacataacTACCATAgtaacaggcccagactggcaatctatgaATTCTGGCagttgccagaggggctgctatgagaTGCAATAGACTGTTTACTGTTTACTGGGATGGtggggcatacctcccaacattttggaagtaaaaagagggacaaaaaattttttcccgcacgtagcgcagcaatttttttgaccacacccttttctgtgaccacaccccctaattaccatgtttgttttacaaaatttggcaggttataaaagtttgaaaatatttctccttatctaaactgtttttgtgtctcaaaattgttacaaagtctcttatttgcacctgttagctgttctgggctctctgctaaaagccaattaagtgagaaactttgtttctttttctggctgttcagtgcagagaaaagagggactttccagtacaaatgagggactgcgggttgagctgtcaaaagagggactgtccctccgaaaaagggacagttgggaggtatgtggtggggggctgtttggacctatGTCTACTTGAAATGCAAGGGTATATTTTGCATCTCAGTCCCTGCTTGTGTATTAACCAGTAACAATACAAGCTTCATTTAGAACTGAATTGAACTTTATTTGGTGAACTGAATAAAACTGGTTGCAATATGGAACATGCTCCATGTTTAAGAAtcactgagagagagagagaggtctaaAATGGTTAGAATATGTAAGGTGAATTATCTGTGGCTGTTATAAAGGCTAGAAATGAGCTGCACAtctctgttttacatttttttattgattgacAAAGCAGCTAATTTTTTAATCACAGCAAATACATGGACACAGATATCATTTTGTTCCCCGTAAGATGAGGAAAACAcacttttattaatattttattgctgtTGTAATGAAACAAACATCTGTTATGTTGGGAATAAAATAATGATCCtaacataatatttatatttattggtatAATTCCATAGCAGTTACTGAAATTATTAATAATGTAACCAGTCATCTCCTTTTCTGGATTTGCCTACTAAGATCATATTCATTCCAAGCAGACCATTAGAAATACTTATCAATAGAGCAATATCATAGACACATTACAGCAAAATGACATTGAATATTGTTGCTACCCCACAACTGAAGGtttattttgcaaagaaaaacaaTCATTTGATAGAGTGATTTGATACTTCTGTAAAAATGAACATGACAAATGGAAACAGGGCAGttgtgatgcaaaaaaaaattacaaaatgttgaaaaaaaaggaaGGGCCAGACTTATAGTGAACGGTGAAATCCAGACTGATTTCTAGCAGTTTTGCAATTTCATAACATTCTAGTCAAGAAAATGTTACTGACAGGCAGGAAGGTGTATAATGTTTGACATATTGATAAAAGCAGAGGAATATGTAAATTCATCAGACTGTGTTAGATTGCTTTGAAGCAATCAAACACCATTCTGTTCAGTGAAGTGTCAGAGTTCTGCAGAAACACTGAACACTAACACCTCTTTCCAAATCATTAATCCCGAATGAATACTGCAACAATTCTGACAGCATGGGAAAAAGATTGATCAATCTTGGaggatttgtattttttacaaagCCTAAATCAATATTATTAATGCTGCATACATTTGTCCCTACCTTTTTATAATATCcagcaatttttcaattattttttaagatAATTTAAGGCTCTTCTAAACATTTTGATCTGACCATGAAAGGATGACAAGCACTGTGCCTGATCCCACATCATCTAATCCCTTCCAACCAAGTGAGTGGCAGATGGTTTATCAATGCGATATAGAAACTCTGCAGGATGAAAGTAGCCAAGGTACTCCACTGTATCTGGGGTTGTATCATAATGGTAGTGCCCACCTTCTCCATGGTGACTGTAGCAATGTGTGTGTTCTAGGCGCAAGTCATAACCCTATATTTCCAAAGAGAATAGATAAAACAACATGTTAAGCCTATATGGATTGTCTTTTACTTTCATGTGTATTACAGCGAAACAGTATAAAAGGCATCTGTTTTGGATTTCATCTTAGGGAAACCCTACAAACTAATATAGCGTCCCCCTATGCTTAacttaaaaatttagattatgtCTGTGCACCTTCTATTGGATCCTCATAAGTGGCAAGAAAAAATATTGAACATTATGAATGGAAAAGCACAAAGCAAGAATAGACAACAGATGCTGAAATGTGCAACAGCAATATCATCTTCCAGAATGAGACATCTGATTGCATAAAGGGGTGTGCAGAAGACCAATGCTATCTTGGAAGAACTGACAATACCATACATAAGGAAATGGAGACTTACTGGATCATGTGAAACAAAAACGGACTGGCATATCAGAGGAGCCGTCATATCATAAAACTTCAACCAGCCATTAACATCTTCATCAGTATTCAGAGGACAAGCAGAATATTCACGAGGCTGTCATaattttgcggaaaaaaaaaaggttattctgAAAGAACAAAATCGTTTTGCAGAATGTGCTAGCTGTTGTTAATGAATGTGTACTAATTAGCATATACTTTCTCTGATGTATCCCATTTACATTTCATTTGCCAGAATATGCACGTACTGTATGTGTAATGCAAAAAAGGTAGCAAACACTATTGAAACActtattttattcaataaatcaacttacaacatttaaataaaaaaagttaaacagaGAGTTTACTTAAAGAAACAAACCACAGAGCCagatttaaaaaatcatgatatAGTGTGTATAACTCACCATAACGTGAAGCTTTGCTTTCCCTTGCTTTATAAGAAATGTTCCTCCCATTCCCACAGCATTCTCTCCGTAATGTTCTTTCAGGGATTTCCTCATACAGCTTACAAAGTTATCCTGACCTATTCTTCTTTTCACACTAACTTCAATGACCTTTGAAATAAAGAACATGAAAGGTTAATGTACAGCAGTGGACAAGTGCAGAAGGGTCAAGTTCCACAGTTCCAGTTCCACAGAATTGCTGCAGAATTTTGCGTCATTCAACCTTGGCTGGACTTGTGATCAAACTGATTTATAGATTTGATTGAAACAACAGGCCAATTTGATCAATTTAATCAAAACAGTTTTCCTTATTGTCACAACAAGTTTTTAGGGATTTGAAATATTATATCCCATAGCAGGCTATTGGCTAATCTGGTattaatttcaaattcattttaagaGGTGATTTTTACTATAACAAAATGGTTAAATATCAACAGGCAATGTaacagtaaatacaaatattaataatttaaagtacaaaataaatagaCTCTAACTTATAAATATGCTTAAAGCAGTCTTCAAAGCAAATTTCTACCTTAAATATATAACGTTTCATGGCTCCAGTTAAAGTTTACCTTAGTCaccaaaaacattaagggggtcatttatcaagctccaaatatccgaacctcgaataatttgtagttttgggaggaaaaaaaaatacaaatttttcaaaatttattaaagtctgatggtctaaaactACGAATCcgctcgaggtcctgtataagtcaatgggaaaggtcccagtgtctgcaatTATGTTCATACCGGTATCTGATGAGTTAGTTAGAAAACTAAGAATTTTTCGTAGTTTTCTGAGGTTTTTgcgcaaaaaccacaaacaattcggagttttcgaggaaagctccgaagtttgcctgacccaatttttcgggcttttttcttcataaataaggtccattcgggcaatcagAGAGCAAGAAGATGAGGACTTTGATTATTTGCTtacgtatatatatttatgtaggtTACATATTTATGTAACTTCTGAACACAAGTCAAAAAACCTGATTCAACCATATCAATATTGCTTCTgtctgaaataatttaaaatccaaCCAATGAAGGAAATAACACTGGGTATATTTACCTTTCCTGGTTTCCCTTCACAGGCATATAGGTTAGACAGGAGCCCAAAGTCGTTGTCATTATTCCTATCCCTATATTTCTCCAGCAAACAGCTGCCATCACCAGGGTTGACGCTAGCAACATAACTCTTATTAACAGCTAGTGTGGATGTGCTTTCTGCTTGCACAGAGAAGATTAGCTAAAAGGAAAACAGAGCATGCTGATATATTTCAGTATTATAAGAGTCCCCTGAAATATAAAACACTTTACCTTATTAAAACATTCTATGCTAAAATCTTGTCAGTTAATTTAAAGTAAGCTAtagctaaacataaacataagaTGCTTCAATATGCGCAAAGcttattatttgtatattaaaatacacacaaatacatgGCTTTGACAATATAATGACAACACCAACTAGTTCTGTatagtttataaatatttattggtaATTTTGCAGTGTACTGCTTTCAGAGCAGCTTTTGTTCACTAATATAGGGAAAGATTATTTTGATCTCTATATCGCGAATGACATCAAGCTCCACATGAACCTGTGCCCCATGGAGAGGGGCTTTCGCCTGACTCTGTGCCACCCGGAGAGGGATCTTTTGCCTGACCCTTTGCCTACTGAAGAGGGGACTCCCACCTGACCCTGTGCCCCCTGGTGAGGGGGCCCAGAAAGGGGATTCTGCCTGACTCTGTGCCCATGGGGAGTGGGCTTCTTCCTGGTTCTGAGCCTCCAGAAATGAAGCTCCTAACATGCCTGTTGTCCCCAGAAGAGCCAGTTTCAGGGCTGTATCCTCACCCTGTACCACTGCCTTCCTTCCAGCCTATTATTGGGGTTCAGGGCCCTTCCTGAGGAGGAAAGTAGTGTAAGGGGCTACTCAGATCCTGGAATTCCTATGTGATGTAATTGAGCGGTGACATCATTATGTCTATGCCAGCCAATCAGCACTGCACTAGACACCAGGGCATTCCAAGAAATCATCAATGAGCCTTGTCATGTTAATCTTGTTATCATGATATTACTATTAGTATTGACATTAGCTTATTCCTGACTCTGCCTGAACTACTGCTTGAAAATTGGACTTTAGCCCTTTTAACCACCTGCTGTGCTGCCCCTTGGACTTTTTATAACCTTGCCTATCTCTTTCCTTGTATGTGCCTGCCTACATGCATACATGCTAGCCTTCAACAAACCTCAGCATTCATTCCCAGGCTTCTATGTGAAGTTGCTCCAGCACCTAAGATATAGGCCCCAGGTAGACCAATTTTCTTGGCCACTGTATTAACATTGTAAACCTGTAAGAATAAACAGATAGAGTTGAGCTATTTAATTATTTACAGCGATTAATGAAAATCTGATTAGACAGGTTAGAAACAATCTTCTAACTTAGTATATAGACTATATAAACACATGTAGAATGTTGTTTTTGCTTGGAAAGTAGCTTATCACATTTCCTTATACAGTGTTTCTGGCGTTTGGATCTTCTGGGGAGAGAGTGTAGAAACAGAAGGCAATTTCTGGGGTACCTGAACAAATGCCCTGCAGATCAATTTGATGGAACTTTGGTATCATTAGATTAGTTACATTTAGCTCCATGGTCCAGTTGTTTCCCATGGTTAATAAACTGGTGTGCAATCACACACAAATCATTGGCTAAAACATTACTTAACATTTAACATTGGACCAATGTTGTTTCAAatattctgagaatttttttCACTAGATGGAATTGCTGGCATGTGTGTTGCTGGACAATGTTGCCAGTGAGTAAGAACTAAAACTGCACCATACAGGAACTCTGGAAACTCACAGACAGCTGGTTGATATTCTACTACTAAAGTGAGATATTTTTAGGGACCTCCCACAGACATTTAGCCTATTGGTAGAGCAGCTGAGTAGTTGGAAAAGAGGTCCCAGTAACTTCCATGGTACTGTCATGCTGCAATACTAATGTGTGCAAACAGGTGGATATTGCTAAAGCTCATTTCTGCTTTATGAGTGTTTTCAAAAGGACTGACTTTACTGTTAAGAAAGTCTGGCACCCTGTCTGGATTAGTGCTAATAATATTTATCCTTCAGTtctataaaaaagttaaatagctaTGTTAAAGACCTACTTTATCAAGACGTGGCATTGGCACCAAGTATGGAACACCACCTACATCAGCAATTCTCGATTTTCCGCACAAACCTGCAAttatcagagaaaaaaatatatacgctTTGCAGCAGTAGGAGCttgcctaaaataaaatatatatgggcTGATTTCCTGGAGTCTCTATTAATCTACATTATGCTGAAAAGGATTTGGTTATTTGCTGTTCTCACTATGGTGGGGATTGGCAGGGGCTGGAGTTTTAAGAGATGCATATAATTTCGGCTTGGAGACTAATTGCCACATCCCCTTGCAGAACTACTTCTAGATAAATAACAAGATCATGCCCAAAAGCAAAACAACAAGAATCCTGACACTGTTCCAATAATAAATTGTGACCAAATCAGACATGGTTTTCCAGTAAAAAACATACCTTTTACAGGAAATTCAAAAGGTTCCTTAGTCAGGTCAGGACATTCCGTTACTAtgacattgacatctgcaaaatTCTTCAGCAGTCCGCTCTTTAAAACTAAGaccataaaaataacataaaacacaTCTTATTTTGTGGACCTTTTCTAAACTAAAAATATCTTTTGTAAACATTTTGTGGTGTGTTTGTGGTATTAATTCAAAATTATACACTTTACAGGTTGACTGGGGTTTGAATCATAGAGTTAAAAGTTCCACTACCATCAAGCCTGTCAAGGGACAGtaatgcccctaagtgtacactTGTTTATTTATCTTAAACAGTTAGACAAATTTTTGGAGCCATATCGGAGGAGTctgtatttaaaggataagtaaacctttaaaataagtgaatgtaaaattgatgagggtgctattctaagcacttttgccatgtacattcattaattccaagatattggatacatgtactgttaaatgaattttgttataaaagcaccacctgctgatcattttcccaccattctgaccaccaagtagtcaaggaagttgtcaggagaaagaggctgctctgatgttcttctgcataagaaaaaaattagaaacctttctcaaatcatTCCAAACCAGACGAACATCAGACTGGGCATGTTTCTCCCgacaacttcattgactacttggtggtcagaatggtggcGAAATGAcaagcaggtggagctgttgtaacaaaatgcattcatattaaaggggttgtgcaccttcaaacaactagttgttttcagatagatcatagatcaccagaaattatgactttttccattcactttctattttctatgcgtcactgtttttttaatattgaattgtaaagtgtaatttttcaccttctaaagcagctctgggagggggtcgccgaccctgtaaactgttctaaattgataaatttatatgattcatttcttatctttgttcctgctgagcagaatctctgggtttcattacaggcagctgtaattgatacaatagttgcgaatactccagaaatgctgctgagaaatgtttcaattaaatgttgcaaaattgtaaaagtttagagtctgcacctgaattactgagctactcaaacaccagagacagggacattaaactttaaagggcacctatcacagccaaaatcaaacacatattaacaatctgaccagtacaagctaaacacgtttaatcaaactacatatatagttttttgaaaaaactgcaggttttaaaaaaatcccttactttgtcaaatgggttctttcactgagggaggccatactgagactataacagagactctaatatgcaaatttcaggagcatgctcagattgtaacactgctttgagtattctacccagaatgccttgtttaagtaaactcctccactagaagtaacAGGAGATTTcgctatcttgtcccctgctggtgatgccattatgcaaatgaagggcacaaaCTAACTTtcagcagggggcagcactactgaacagcagctaacacacaggtttggctgatttgaaaatagcttagaagggttgataagcaacaaggaatttcaactgagcatgtgcgagatttcagagctacagttggctgggaagatataggtaggaggagccagtgaaatccaagatggctgcctcagctagaactgcaacggagataggggagatcttgcagaaggaatagtgagctgatcatttacattatacaaacaattctaactgttttaaaaatcggatttcttgaactttcacatagtgtatttacttagtaaatgattttgcccatgattggtgccctttaaacttagattttggaaaaacagcaagaataaataatgcaaagtaattgaaaaaagtctttatttctggctaataatctgaaaacaactcaactgaaaaacagtgtttgtaaggtgaagaacccctttaactgtacatgtactgtatcctttaatatcttgcaattaaaaaaataaataattaatgtacaggtatgggatccaatatctggaaactcattatccagaaagttctgaattacagaaaggccatcttccatattatccaaatttttaaaaatgatttcctttttctatgtaaaaatgatccaaactaagatataacaaatgcttaatggaaacaaaaacagcctattgggtttatttaatgtttacatgattttattttagtagacttaaggtatgaagatccgttatcctgaaaacccccaggtcccgagcattctggataacaggtcccatacctgcacattgcaaaagtgcttcgattagcaccctcatcaattttacattcacttattttgaaggtttacttatcctttaaactgtTTAGTCAGGAGGGCATagaatcacatagaaatgaatctGATTGGTCCTGACTTCCCTGGAAGAATACAACAAATTTATTAATTTACTACTGGGTGGAAAAatacattgcccccccccatgtcattaccaccccctccccccaatcATCACCCTCCCTAAACATCATCTGCAATACCTTTTAATAAAGAGGGAAGGTGGCAATTTGCAAGGCAGGAGTGCAATGGATTGCATGGTACAAGGAAGCCATAGGCTTATCAACTGCCCTGAGCAGGTGATAGAGTAAATACATGTCTTCCTTGCACTATGCAATCCCCTGCAAATCATACAGGCATACAGGGTTCACTTATCACCAATAACAAGTACATGGGCTCTAAGTAAAGCAATTTTGTGCCATATACATTTGAACTGCTGTGCagagtaaatgagccctaaaacattatttattttaacttactAGAACAGATTTCTTCAAGGGAAGGAACATGAAAAGTGCAGCTCTCAGTTTCTGCCATTGTTCTTCACTGATGCGGTAAACTAGAGGATTAGATAAAAAAG
Proteins encoded in this region:
- the c11orf54.L gene encoding ester hydrolase C11orf54 homolog, translated to MAETESCTFHVPSLEEICSILKSGLLKNFADVNVIVTECPDLTKEPFEFPVKGLCGKSRIADVGGVPYLVPMPRLDKVYNVNTVAKKIGLPGAYILGAGATSHRSLGMNAELIFSVQAESTSTLAVNKSYVASVNPGDGSCLLEKYRDRNNDNDFGLLSNLYACEGKPGKVIEVSVKRRIGQDNFVSCMRKSLKEHYGENAVGMGGTFLIKQGKAKLHVMPREYSACPLNTDEDVNGWLKFYDMTAPLICQSVFVSHDPGYDLRLEHTHCYSHHGEGGHYHYDTTPDTVEYLGYFHPAEFLYRIDKPSATHLVGRD